From the genome of Aliarcobacter lanthieri:
GTTTAAATATTCTATGTGACTAATATTTATTTTGATATTAAATATGCTAATATTCATTATAATTTTTAAATGAAGGATATATATGAATAAAACAGAGTTTATCGATGCAGTTGCTGTAAAAGCAGGTTTATCTAAAAAAGATGCAAAAGGTGCAGTTGATGCTGTATTAGAAGTTATTACTGAAGCTTTAGTTAAAAAAGATTCTGTAAGTTTTATAGGGTTTGGTACATTTGCTACAGCTGAAAGAGCTGCTAGAGTTGCAAAAGTTCCAGGTACAGATAAGACTGTTAATGTTCCTGCTACAACTGTTGCCAAATTTAAAGTTGGAAAATCTTTAAAAGAAGTTGTTGCTAAGTAGTTTTTCATATAACTAAACCATTCAATCTTTTTACAAAGAAAGAATGGTGTAATTTATAATTAAAAGTGCTACTTTACAATTAAAAATGATACAAGAAATCTAATCAAAGATAATATGTGTTAAAGAAAGTGACATGCCAAAATCTATTAATCATAAATTTATTAAAAAGTTTATCAGACATAGTGATATAAAAAATATTATGAGATATATTTCGACTAACAGATGAAGATTTAAAGAAATATTTAATTAGATAAAACAAACTTTTTATTTTAATTATATTTATAAGCTTACTTATTTATTCCATAATCCCTTAATGTTTGTGGAACTTTGCATTTCTTATTTTTTGAACACTTTTTTGAACATGGTAAATACATTAATATGTCATATGTTCCATAACTTAGAGGTTGTTGAACGGTTGACTTCAGTGACACGGTAGTGTTCATTGCTAGGTTTGTTTTCTTTTTTCTATATCTATAAGCATTTTCTTTACAGTATCATTTTCAAGAAATGACTTATTATAATAGATAGCTTTAAGTAGATAATTTCTTGCTTCTTTAAAATTTTCTAACATATAATATGATACACCTACATTGTAATAATTCATCACGGTGCTATAGTGAGATTCACCCAATAGTTTTTCATGAAGTTCTAAGGCTTTTAGTGTAAAAGTATTTGCTTGTTTATAGTCTCCACATTTATTATAAATAGTTCCTAAATTATCATAAGCAAGTGCAATATCAGGATGTAACTCTGTTAAATATACAGTTTTGTAGATATCTATCGCTTTATTAGTATATTCTATACTTAATTTACAGTCCTTTTTATATTCCGAATAAAATAAAGAAATACCCATATATGCAGTTGCAACATCATTATGACATTTTCCAAATGTACTAATTTTAGATTCTAAAACATCAATATATAGTTCTTCTGCTCTATCATATTCTCCGCAATATTCATATCCCTTTGCTAAATTAAATTTGCATGTTATAAAGGCTGGATTAGAATAATCCTTATCTTGTATATATAAATCAACCGCTTTTTTTAAATATTTTAAAACTCTATTTTTATTTTTATATTCTATTTTAATTAAAAATGATCCATAGTTAGAGTATAAAGTTGACTTCTCATTTAAAATTGTTATTTCTGAATTTTTTTCATTAACATTTACTTTGGTTATATTATATAGAGATTTTATGAACAGTTTTTTTGCATTATCTATATTTCCACAACTAAAATATAATTGTGCTAAATTAGTATAAGATTGAATTGTATATATGTGATTTTTACCTAAAATTTGTTCTCTTAATACTAAAACTTTTTTATCTAAAACAAGTGTTTTTTTATAATTAGCTAAATAATAATAAGTTTGTGATAAGTTGTTGTAAATGGATGATTTCCATATTAATAAGTTTTCTAAATCTGTACTATCAATGTTATTTTCTAAAACATGTATTCTTTTTAAAGATAATCGAATATAAAATAAAGCTTTTTTATATGTTGATAATGTCCTATAGATATTTCCAAGATTCATGTAAAAGATAGTAACCTCAAAATTTTCATACTTCTTAATAACA
Proteins encoded in this window:
- a CDS encoding HU family DNA-binding protein, whose protein sequence is MNKTEFIDAVAVKAGLSKKDAKGAVDAVLEVITEALVKKDSVSFIGFGTFATAERAARVAKVPGTDKTVNVPATTVAKFKVGKSLKEVVAK
- a CDS encoding tetratricopeptide repeat protein, coding for MPKSISNSFNNNYNSTITIINNVKKIPNQLSLKLGKSTCIGRKKELIEIEDKLLISDNTLLIKGIGGIGKSTIASTYINKHKNNFDYYGFFEGIESFLTELIINLDINSEKEQDAFIEILFKLGNLEGKKLLVLDDIKYIDNNQEKIKSILELKHKGYSILLTSREEIEKVKIYPLNILSPNDAKALFNSIYKVDDTKLLEEILEYLDYHAFFIEKTAQSIKKNLSPQIIKEKFLSGAFSAISVKRKQNFNKLLNQLFNLDALDNEEILMLKQLSTLPSIEISLEFLEDIFQKKGDLEFEELLDYLCEKGWLSKFESGYKLHQITKEYFLGNHTLTFEEMKSIFSYFFKLIENSADMNMAILHKDKLIFFESLSNVIKKYENFEVTIFYMNLGNIYRTLSTYKKALFYIRLSLKRIHVLENNIDSTDLENLLIWKSSIYNNLSQTYYYLANYKKTLVLDKKVLVLREQILGKNHIYTIQSYTNLAQLYFSCGNIDNAKKLFIKSLYNITKVNVNEKNSEITILNEKSTLYSNYGSFLIKIEYKNKNRVLKYLKKAVDLYIQDKDYSNPAFITCKFNLAKGYEYCGEYDRAEELYIDVLESKISTFGKCHNDVATAYMGISLFYSEYKKDCKLSIEYTNKAIDIYKTVYLTELHPDIALAYDNLGTIYNKCGDYKQANTFTLKALELHEKLLGESHYSTVMNYYNVGVSYYMLENFKEARNYLLKAIYYNKSFLENDTVKKMLIDIEKRKQT